TCTCATACGGACTTAATTTTGGCATTATATATGTCACGACAGAGGCCCAATTCCCTCACGCCACTATCAAAAGTCAAAACACTGCCATTTGTCATCCTCTCTCAACGATCACTAGCCATCAACAAGGGCTTATTGAAGGTGACAAGAGATgcaataaggagaagaagaaatagatAAGAAAATCCTTTAGGATGTGGAAGAGAACGGCCGGAGGGTGGTTGTCGCCGCCGTCTTCAAAGCTTGCATGGTTTACAGTGGTTGTGATTGCGGTTTTTGGGTTTGTGGTGTTTCGTGCCCAAAACTATTCCGCTTTGCTATTCACTTATCCTTACTTGAACACTCCGGTAGCCTCTCTAGCCGGCGTTCTCCGGCCGGAGAGCCAGAAGGGCGCCGGCGATTCAAGACTGGCGGCGGCGGAGAAATTAAACAAGGGATTGCCGCATGAGAGTAACGTTACCGGCGATTCAAGACTGACGGCGTTAATAGGGAAGGGGTTGTTGTTGCATGAGAGTAACGTTACCGGAGTTTCAAGACTGCCGGCGTTAGTGACGACGGAGGAGGAAATAGATAAGGGGCTGCATGAGAATAACGTTAACGGCGACGACGAGAGACAAAACGGCATATCTTTTGATGATTCCGAGGATTCGAGAAAACCGATGAAAAGGTATACGTATACCAACATGGAGATAATAGAAGCCGGTCTTGCCCGAGCTCGAGCTTCCATCTtaaacggcggcggcggcgggacCCACACAAAAGATGATGACTCCGTCCCTCTGGGTCCCATGTACCGGAACGCTTCGTTCTTCCTCAGGTTCTTTACTTTCACAGAGAGATTAGAAACTGTAGTACTTTGCATTTTAGGTCACTTCAAAATAATTCATATATCTACTttcctaatttaaaattttaaatatcactaatttttctctcaatttactctttattctatttttaaaaatttttaaaatgatgagCATATAAGATAGGTCCTACTTATTATGGTATACTATTtgtgtataatttttaaatataaaattcatggTGTCACGTGTGACCTTCTTAGCGAGATCATTTTTTCtgaataatgataaaaattcaCAACCATTTTCAAAAGATAcgcataataaatattatttctgTGTAATTATTGACAAACCACACATGAGAAATATTATTTCCCTGATGATAAAAAGTGGCATGTCATGTCACTCCTACCTTTATTCTTGATGATTTgacttattatgtttgtttaattattgaagTTACTATTATGGTTTTAATTTTATCTctatatcaaattttttttttttttttagaaaatccctatatcaaatatttaaatcaTAGTTTAGTCATCAACTTGATCACAAATGGACAATTAAGGGTTATTCTTTTAAAGAATTAAAGGGATTTGTCAATTCCATTCCACATGTCGTCATAAATAAACTAATAGATATATGGATTGGATAACCCCATCATTTGTATCTTCAATTCCTCATGTTAGGATTATTGTATGTGTTTGACAAACATCGAGGGTGTGTTGGTCTTCTACTTGCTAGTGATACAATTGGAGTGTTGGTAGCAAATTATTTCGTGGACCCGCgtccaaaatatacaatttacatactaaatattcacaatttatatactgaatgttcacaatatTAATTGtatacattcagtatgtaaattgtgatttCCGATTCCTACTATAAGTATAGGGGGTTAGCTGACTAGATAATATGGGCGCAGGAGCTACGAGGAAATGGAGAAAACATTGAAGGTGTATGTGTACGAGGATGGACAGCCGCCGGTGGCTCACTACGGTCCCTGCAAGAGCACATACGCAATCGAAGGTAATTTCATTCATGCAATGGATTTTAGCCCCTTTCGCACCAACGATCCCGACAAAGCCCACCTTTACTTCCTCCCCTTCAGCATCACCGTCCTCAGCAAACTGGTTTATGAACTAAACTCCCATGATTGGACTCCCATGAAGACAACTGCATTGGATTATGTCAACTCTGTTGCTCGCAAATACCCTTTCTGGAATCGCACTCTCGGCGCCGATCACTTCATACTTTCTTGCCATGATTGGGTCAGAACTCACAACTCTTAGCCTTCCTTAGCTTATTCCCACAATTTGGATGTTatgggaaaatggtcaaatatacACTTAAAACTTTATCTGGAAAATCAATTAAGTccttttaaaaagtgtaattacaccctttaacatattaaattggggcaatgaagcacaaaaaaaaaaaaggtaccgTTCAAGCTTGAAAATCCGACGACCGGTAACTACTGTCGAACCGTCGCCGGTTGCCATTCCACGCAGAAGGTCCATGGGGAAGGTGACCACTGGTCGCCTTTCGCCGGGAATGGCAATCGGCGACGGTTCGACTATAGTTGGATTTTCAAGCCTCAACGGTAATAACCTGCAATAGCATGTCATTTACCTGTTTTCGGGCTTCATTTCCCCCAATTTAACATGTTACTGGTGTGAAGTCGTAACAAGGTAGCCGTAGGGAAACCTGTGGCTGGATTGAATCCTTATTTTATTTCGATATGCAGCTCCGCAAGCAAGGAGTGAGAGAACCAAAGGTGTAATTGTACTTCTTAAAAGTTTAGAGACTTAATTAACTTTTCAGATAAAATTTatgacttatttgactattttttggATGTTAATTACCCGTAAGCCCACTAAAGCTCGAACACATAACCTTACTTTTGGAAGAGCCACTAG
This region of Ipomoea triloba cultivar NCNSP0323 chromosome 15, ASM357664v1 genomic DNA includes:
- the LOC116005484 gene encoding probable glycosyltransferase At5g03795: MWKRTAGGWLSPPSSKLAWFTVVVIAVFGFVVFRAQNYSALLFTYPYLNTPVASLAGVLRPESQKGAGDSRLAAAEKLNKGLPHESNVTGDSRLTALIGKGLLLHESNVTGVSRLPALVTTEEEIDKGLHENNVNGDDERQNGISFDDSEDSRKPMKRYTYTNMEIIEAGLARARASILNGGGGGTHTKDDDSVPLGPMYRNASFFLRSYEEMEKTLKVYVYEDGQPPVAHYGPCKSTYAIEGNFIHAMDFSPFRTNDPDKAHLYFLPFSITVLSKLVYELNSHDWTPMKTTALDYVNSVARKYPFWNRTLGADHFILSCHDWGPEISFAVPNLHNNSIRALCNANTSERFDPKKDVSIPEIFLPSGTMKGLLGGPSPSKRPVLVFYAGGLHGPVRPILLQHWENKDEDVQVHSYLPKNVSYHGMMRKSRFCICPSGYEVASPRMVEALYMGCVPVLIKSGYVAPFSDVLNWKAFAVIIPVKDIPNLKKILTGISQRQYIRMQRRGVKVRRHFEVNSPPKRFDVFHMILHSIWLRRLNVRLHHVNM